A single window of Methanoculleus oceani DNA harbors:
- a CDS encoding glycosyltransferase family 4 protein: protein MKVLLMQLNGKGGTQLYLSQLAAALSETDNEVVVLTSRYLYEEAHYPDNNVKLILFDFHPTYGRALLSTINPLTYFRLLRVIGSEKPDVIHLLFEDALAAITLYLIRRRFAIILTEHDPAPHAGEHILVKLNWSFARSLLEPISSRIIVHGKNLKDVLLSRGIPEAKIAVIPHGDYSYYTKWRDESIESNGETILFFGSIKEYKGLRYLIKAVPAVCSHHPKANVIIAGGGDFSKYETMEEYRKYKSVFEVHNDYIPDEDIAPLFQRATVVVLPYIDASQSGIIPIAYAFRKPVIVTDVGSIAEVVEQGKTGIIIPPKDEKALADAIIAVLNDKQACDEMAQNAYAFMKENLSWATIAKRMHAVYHEVASRERKPSGVQFQTSSGSKSE from the coding sequence ATGAAGGTCTTACTGATGCAACTCAACGGCAAGGGGGGCACACAGTTGTATCTCTCGCAACTGGCGGCTGCCCTTTCCGAGACGGATAATGAAGTTGTTGTTTTAACAAGTCGGTATCTCTATGAGGAGGCACACTATCCGGATAATAATGTCAAACTCATCCTGTTTGATTTTCATCCGACATACGGAAGAGCGTTACTGAGTACTATCAATCCGCTAACCTACTTTAGACTATTAAGAGTAATCGGCTCTGAAAAACCCGATGTTATTCATTTATTGTTTGAAGATGCACTGGCTGCAATAACCCTTTATCTTATCCGGCGTAGGTTTGCCATCATCCTAACCGAGCACGACCCTGCTCCCCATGCAGGCGAACATATTCTGGTAAAATTAAATTGGTCTTTCGCTCGCTCACTCTTGGAACCGATCAGCAGCAGGATAATTGTCCATGGCAAGAATTTGAAGGATGTACTGTTGTCAAGAGGCATTCCCGAGGCAAAAATAGCCGTAATTCCTCACGGCGATTACTCCTACTATACGAAATGGCGTGACGAGAGCATAGAATCTAATGGCGAAACAATACTCTTTTTCGGATCGATAAAAGAGTATAAAGGTTTACGGTACTTGATTAAAGCGGTTCCAGCCGTTTGTTCTCATCATCCGAAGGCGAATGTGATCATTGCGGGAGGAGGGGATTTTTCGAAGTACGAAACTATGGAAGAGTATCGGAAATATAAATCTGTTTTTGAAGTGCACAATGACTACATTCCGGATGAGGACATCGCGCCCCTCTTTCAGAGAGCCACTGTAGTTGTACTTCCCTATATCGATGCTTCACAGTCGGGGATCATCCCTATCGCATACGCGTTTCGAAAACCGGTTATTGTGACCGATGTAGGCAGCATTGCAGAGGTGGTTGAGCAGGGCAAGACAGGGATAATAATACCTCCAAAAGATGAAAAAGCCCTTGCCGATGCAATTATCGCGGTTTTGAACGACAAACAAGCGTGTGATGAGATGGCGCAGAATGCTTACGCATTTATGAAAGAAAACCTCTCCTGGGCGACGATCGCAAAAAGAATGCACGCCGTCTATCACGAGGTGGCTTCTCGTGAAAGAAAACCTTCCGGGGTGCAATTTCAGACAAGTTCCGGCAGCAAGTCTGAGTAA
- a CDS encoding glycosyltransferase family 2 protein, whose protein sequence is MNEHFISVIVAVKNEEEHIERCLLSLINQNYPKDSYCIVVVDGLSVDRTTNIVNEYRSRYSNFIRLYHNPKGWQAAGRNLAIENEEQSDLVAYIDGHCIAEKNWLKNLSDVLLHSDVDVAGVGSIIKSPSDESGLGRAIDRVFSTTLGAAGTSYIPKKELTVVDTVPFVLYRKEALFKVGLYDEEMRYGEDYSLNFKLRRAGYRLLVNPDAKVYYYKRKNVAEFYNQMYNYGVTKAILGKKYPASLKSIHYLPSFSLAVLLSFGFLGIVVSEALYVLGFIIAAYLCLICLTSIYFSVKEGNWDYIISIPTAYLVEHIGYSVGFIVGFRKQGWIQ, encoded by the coding sequence ATGAACGAACACTTTATTTCAGTGATTGTGGCGGTAAAAAACGAAGAGGAACATATTGAAAGATGTTTATTGTCTTTAATAAACCAAAACTACCCAAAAGACTCCTACTGCATCGTTGTTGTCGATGGACTGTCCGTAGATCGGACAACAAATATTGTAAACGAGTATCGATCGAGATACAGTAACTTTATTCGTCTGTATCATAACCCAAAGGGGTGGCAGGCAGCAGGCAGGAACCTAGCGATCGAAAATGAGGAACAGAGCGATCTGGTTGCCTATATCGACGGCCACTGTATCGCAGAGAAAAACTGGCTGAAGAATTTGTCTGACGTTCTGCTACACTCGGATGTGGATGTAGCTGGTGTTGGATCGATTATCAAAAGTCCTTCAGACGAATCCGGTTTGGGAAGGGCGATAGATAGAGTATTTTCGACGACTCTTGGTGCGGCGGGAACGTCTTATATCCCCAAAAAAGAATTAACAGTCGTTGATACGGTTCCTTTTGTGCTGTATCGCAAGGAGGCACTCTTTAAGGTCGGTTTATACGACGAAGAGATGAGATACGGCGAGGACTATTCGCTCAATTTCAAGTTGCGGAGAGCAGGCTACCGGTTACTGGTAAATCCAGATGCTAAGGTTTATTATTACAAAAGAAAAAATGTGGCCGAATTCTATAATCAGATGTACAATTATGGAGTTACCAAGGCTATTCTCGGAAAGAAGTACCCGGCCTCGTTAAAGTCAATTCACTATCTACCGAGTTTCTCGTTAGCAGTGCTCTTGTCATTCGGTTTTCTTGGAATTGTTGTTAGTGAGGCATTATATGTCCTTGGATTTATCATTGCTGCATATTTATGCCTCATATGCCTGACTTCCATCTACTTTTCAGTAAAGGAAGGGAACTGGGATTACATCATTTCGATTCCTACTGCGTATCTCGTTGAACATATAGGCTACAGTGTTGGTTTCATAGTTGGATTTAGAAAGCAAGGATGGATACAATGA
- a CDS encoding ABC transporter ATP-binding protein translates to MIRTENLTKVYNGKAAVDGLDLEVGEGEIFGFLGPNGAGKSTTILMLTGMIEPTGGRCFVDGIEVARDPLNVKEIIGYLPEDVGFYGNMTGEQNLDYFARFYGMDVKERRERIAELLELVHLDGVTQKAGEYSRGMKQRLGLAQALINDPKVLFLDEPTANLDPEGVREYRELVTHLAGEGKTVFVSSHILSEVREVCRTVGLLANGKLVAQGTLEEVARALAPSDGDAVRIVVETRERLPPIEDPAIISVEGNGNRAVVRAKTDIRDRLAATLFEQGLHVREMRVEEPEIEDVFMAAYRR, encoded by the coding sequence ATGATACGGACAGAGAACCTCACGAAAGTATACAACGGAAAAGCGGCCGTCGACGGCCTGGACCTCGAGGTCGGGGAAGGCGAGATATTCGGCTTCCTCGGCCCGAACGGAGCGGGGAAGAGCACGACGATCCTGATGCTCACCGGCATGATCGAGCCCACCGGCGGACGGTGCTTCGTCGACGGGATCGAGGTCGCCAGAGACCCCCTGAACGTGAAGGAGATCATCGGCTACCTCCCTGAAGACGTCGGGTTCTACGGGAACATGACCGGCGAGCAGAACCTGGACTACTTCGCCCGGTTCTACGGGATGGACGTGAAAGAGAGAAGGGAGCGGATAGCCGAACTGCTCGAACTCGTCCACCTCGACGGCGTCACCCAGAAGGCCGGAGAGTACTCCCGCGGGATGAAACAGCGGCTCGGGCTCGCTCAGGCGCTGATCAACGATCCAAAGGTGCTTTTCCTCGACGAACCGACGGCAAACCTCGACCCCGAGGGCGTCCGGGAGTACCGGGAACTCGTCACGCACCTCGCCGGTGAAGGAAAGACGGTCTTTGTCTCCTCTCATATCCTCTCCGAGGTCCGGGAGGTCTGCCGGACCGTCGGGCTGCTCGCAAACGGAAAACTTGTCGCGCAGGGGACGCTCGAGGAGGTCGCCCGGGCGCTCGCACCATCCGACGGCGACGCCGTCCGTATCGTGGTCGAGACCCGGGAACGCCTGCCGCCGATCGAGGACCCGGCGATCATCTCCGTCGAAGGGAACGGGAACCGGGCGGTCGTCCGGGCGAAGACCGATATCCGGGACCGGCTTGCCGCGACCCTCTTCGAGCAGGGGCTGCACGTACGGGAGATGCGGGTCGAAGAGCCGGAGATCGAGGACGTCTTCATGGCGGCCTACCGGAGGTGA
- a CDS encoding COG1470 family protein — MIDRRISLVLLVLLLAASAVPGAAAAQGGTIQTEIRCGFPGEMIEAGDTAVFDLAVTNRGETGTCLLNYWTFRGTDGWKIRFEAEDREVYRMLIPAGETKTVRLVAETSGHAAVGEYPIRVGIGEGTIWLYVRVTKTHSGETGTLEATVVDKEGNVVKGADVGVYNRDTRVEGMLATAEGKVSIGAPMGTYTVRVTRPGYRPWEKENVEVRIGKTTDLGIVPLEKENFFAEVRVKSPSRMAAIGSNPQYEMTLKNAGRNDDTYTLSVQGLPEQWYARFKESRDAAEEVSEIYVPSGEEKTLYLDLIPPYSVDVGEYNFTAVIGSAAREYEENLTLRLRGSYDMRTYAKSYRHDINRGDTLTFDVTVTNAGTGGALTNIGINMSAPQGWRVTVDPASVASLEAGERATVQVTVVPPADIVAGEYKVVALVKSDQDEEEDEYRIVVKEQSYVAVLGLLVMAGVAAGLWYMFRKYGRR, encoded by the coding sequence ATGATCGACAGAAGAATCTCCCTTGTCCTCCTCGTTCTCCTCCTCGCGGCGTCGGCCGTCCCGGGAGCAGCGGCCGCACAGGGCGGGACGATACAGACGGAGATCCGGTGCGGCTTCCCTGGTGAGATGATTGAAGCCGGCGACACCGCCGTATTCGACCTCGCGGTCACGAACCGGGGAGAGACCGGGACGTGCCTCCTCAACTACTGGACGTTCCGCGGCACCGACGGGTGGAAGATCCGGTTCGAGGCTGAAGACCGCGAAGTCTACAGGATGCTGATCCCGGCCGGCGAGACAAAGACCGTCCGCCTGGTTGCCGAGACCTCCGGCCATGCCGCGGTAGGGGAATACCCCATCCGGGTGGGCATCGGCGAGGGCACGATCTGGCTCTATGTCAGGGTCACGAAGACCCACAGCGGCGAGACAGGAACCCTCGAGGCCACCGTGGTCGATAAGGAAGGAAACGTGGTGAAGGGCGCCGATGTCGGCGTCTACAACCGCGATACCCGGGTCGAGGGGATGCTCGCGACCGCCGAGGGCAAGGTGAGCATCGGCGCTCCGATGGGTACCTACACCGTCAGGGTCACCCGGCCCGGCTACCGGCCGTGGGAGAAGGAGAACGTCGAGGTCAGGATCGGTAAGACGACCGATCTCGGCATCGTGCCGCTCGAGAAAGAGAACTTCTTTGCCGAGGTCCGGGTGAAGTCCCCGTCCCGGATGGCGGCGATCGGCTCGAACCCGCAGTACGAGATGACCCTGAAGAACGCCGGCAGAAACGACGACACGTACACCCTCTCCGTCCAGGGCCTTCCCGAGCAGTGGTACGCCCGGTTCAAGGAGAGCCGGGATGCCGCCGAGGAGGTCTCGGAGATCTACGTCCCATCCGGTGAGGAGAAGACCCTGTACCTCGATCTCATTCCGCCCTACTCGGTGGACGTCGGCGAGTACAACTTCACGGCGGTGATCGGATCGGCTGCCCGGGAGTACGAGGAGAACCTGACGCTCCGGCTCCGGGGGTCCTACGACATGCGGACCTACGCGAAGAGTTACCGCCATGATATCAACCGCGGGGACACCCTCACGTTCGATGTAACGGTTACGAACGCCGGCACCGGGGGAGCGCTGACGAACATCGGGATCAACATGAGCGCGCCGCAAGGGTGGCGGGTGACCGTCGATCCGGCATCGGTCGCGAGCCTTGAAGCCGGTGAACGGGCAACGGTGCAGGTGACGGTGGTCCCGCCGGCCGATATCGTGGCCGGCGAATACAAGGTCGTCGCCCTGGTGAAGAGCGACCAGGATGAAGAGGAGGACGAGTACCGGATCGTGGTGAAGGAGCAGTCCTACGTCGCGGTGCTCGGTCTCCTGGTGATGGCCGGGGTCGCCGCAGGGCTCTGGTATATGTTCAGGAAGTACGGGCGACGGTAA
- a CDS encoding DUF7490 domain-containing protein, with amino-acid sequence MRGLFGAAAVTVLLSLVLAAGCMSSQPQAGYVTIRGVDISIPDGQPPSNVTRVTAVPYLDAVYDDVDDIDLQVSVKEAGTDIVVEETVLSIGTLASGKTEKEEVTLALENGRRYDIWVTVWQDGRMRESGSVNVFLPDRTTAGQRLAYSLLSVSAIDVMTPDLDADPITLDIITAIKNGGGASSGDLTMEIRVVNLQTGITAVRESRPLGAVPGNSATKQVSVTVPNGYDYEISIRLIEGGAAFATSTGRITLAPPPQVVFADGTVFSPARSTSPVALTFPTPVPTPGKPSSAEVGQFRVQSSGAPMPTYSPGFEAALAAAGLFGAGIAVLAGRRR; translated from the coding sequence ATGAGAGGGTTATTCGGTGCAGCAGCGGTCACCGTGCTCCTGTCCCTGGTGCTTGCGGCCGGGTGCATGTCGTCCCAGCCCCAGGCGGGGTACGTGACCATCCGGGGCGTGGACATCAGCATCCCGGACGGCCAGCCGCCGTCAAACGTCACCCGGGTCACGGCAGTCCCGTACCTCGACGCGGTCTATGACGACGTCGACGATATCGACCTGCAGGTCAGCGTGAAGGAGGCCGGGACGGATATCGTCGTCGAGGAGACGGTTCTCTCCATCGGCACCCTGGCGTCGGGGAAGACCGAAAAAGAGGAGGTTACGCTCGCGCTCGAGAACGGCAGGCGGTACGACATCTGGGTGACGGTGTGGCAGGACGGGCGCATGCGGGAGTCGGGTTCGGTGAACGTCTTCCTCCCGGACAGGACGACTGCCGGACAGCGGCTGGCCTACTCGCTCCTCTCCGTCTCCGCGATAGACGTCATGACCCCGGACCTCGACGCCGACCCGATCACGCTCGATATTATCACCGCCATCAAAAACGGCGGCGGCGCCTCCTCCGGGGACCTGACGATGGAGATCCGGGTCGTGAACCTCCAGACCGGGATCACGGCCGTCCGCGAATCCCGGCCGCTCGGGGCGGTTCCCGGGAACTCGGCCACGAAGCAGGTAAGCGTCACGGTGCCGAACGGCTACGACTACGAGATCAGCATCCGGCTCATCGAGGGCGGGGCGGCCTTTGCGACCAGCACCGGCCGGATCACCCTGGCCCCGCCGCCGCAGGTGGTCTTCGCCGACGGTACGGTGTTCAGCCCCGCGAGGAGCACGTCGCCGGTCGCTCTCACGTTTCCGACCCCGGTCCCCACCCCGGGAAAGCCGTCCTCCGCAGAGGTCGGGCAGTTCAGGGTCCAGAGCAGCGGTGCGCCGATGCCGACGTATTCTCCGGGGTTCGAGGCCGCGCTCGCCGCCGCCGGGCTCTTCGGCGCCGGAATCGCGGTGCTTGCGGGAAGGAGGAGGTAG
- a CDS encoding ABC transporter permease encodes MALDRLLNVARKEFSDHITSRRFIIILGLLLVISTISIYEGIEQYNESLEAYTEQLQHMEEFQDPYSSWMPSKPSIMYVFITMMSYMTMLGGILAIAIGFDLVSKEKETRSLKTLLSHPLYRDEIINGKALGGVGALGFAMALALAIAVAMLLLFSVVPTADEFAAILIFGAVSLGFLLAYFAVALTMSTVSKESGNALIYTLVIFFAVSSLLPMFGMMAADAFAGDPPEPPEMGPMKEIVRTASSGGYSTTSVAQTVVYGGTEDPEWKAYEEDMKTYIEKRRLISDISNLLSPQMNYYTVAIAVTQPQVMAMMDAPAPYGGMAPEEKPGLAEALGRVWMNIAALIVFPSAFFAATYVKFMRMDIR; translated from the coding sequence ATGGCACTCGATCGATTACTCAACGTAGCACGAAAGGAGTTCTCCGACCACATCACCAGCAGGCGGTTCATCATCATCCTCGGCCTGCTTCTCGTGATATCGACGATCAGCATCTATGAGGGCATCGAACAGTATAATGAGAGCCTGGAGGCGTATACCGAGCAACTCCAGCATATGGAGGAGTTTCAAGACCCCTATTCAAGCTGGATGCCCTCGAAACCCTCGATCATGTACGTCTTCATAACCATGATGAGTTACATGACGATGCTCGGCGGCATCCTTGCCATCGCTATCGGGTTCGACCTGGTCTCAAAGGAGAAAGAGACCCGCTCGTTAAAGACGCTCCTCTCGCACCCGCTCTACCGCGACGAGATCATCAACGGCAAGGCGCTCGGGGGTGTCGGCGCGCTCGGGTTCGCCATGGCGCTCGCGCTCGCCATCGCCGTCGCCATGCTTCTCCTCTTCTCGGTCGTCCCGACGGCAGACGAGTTCGCCGCCATCCTGATCTTCGGGGCGGTCTCGCTCGGGTTCCTGCTCGCTTACTTCGCCGTTGCGCTCACGATGTCGACGGTCTCAAAAGAGAGCGGGAACGCGTTGATCTACACCCTGGTGATCTTCTTTGCCGTCTCCTCGCTCCTCCCGATGTTCGGAATGATGGCCGCAGACGCTTTCGCGGGCGATCCCCCCGAGCCGCCCGAAATGGGCCCCATGAAAGAGATCGTGCGCACCGCGAGCAGCGGCGGGTATTCTACCACCTCCGTTGCGCAGACCGTGGTGTACGGCGGGACCGAAGACCCGGAGTGGAAGGCATACGAAGAGGATATGAAGACCTACATCGAGAAACGGAGGCTCATCAGCGATATCTCGAACCTCCTCTCGCCGCAGATGAACTACTACACCGTCGCGATAGCGGTGACGCAACCGCAGGTCATGGCGATGATGGACGCACCCGCACCCTACGGCGGTATGGCGCCGGAGGAGAAGCCCGGCCTTGCCGAAGCTCTCGGCCGGGTCTGGATGAACATCGCCGCGCTCATCGTCTTCCCGTCGGCCTTCTTCGCAGCGACCTACGTGAAGTTCATGCGGATGGATATCAGGTGA
- a CDS encoding glycosyltransferase family 2 protein: MNACATGQNARHGGNGGEVTHLVKDPATCNPEERARQQVGTVRTLVAMPAYNEEAYIAKTIVGAQQHADAVLVVDDGSKDDTVRIAEALGAIIVRHETNKGYGGALQTIFATAREMGAEELVIIDSDGQHNPGDIPLLLAELRRGKDVVIGSRFIDGSTAEIPAYRKVGMKVLDTVTTIAGTNLAITDSQSGFRAYGRKAIEAICISDEGMSAGSEILIQASDLQLKVAEVPIRVRYDIEGTSNENPVSHGIGVLMNIVRLISLRRPLVFFGIPGLFCTLFGLGAELHTFSEYYRTSEFHYILFTGGFSMLILGLLLVAVGMILYPLVQIILQGQRGGREAVSASGPAVTFLPAEGAGMAEERTSYPLERVPE; this comes from the coding sequence ATGAACGCCTGCGCGACCGGACAGAACGCCAGGCACGGCGGTAACGGGGGAGAAGTAACCCATCTCGTCAAGGATCCGGCAACCTGCAATCCTGAAGAGCGGGCGAGGCAGCAGGTCGGCACCGTGCGGACCCTCGTCGCCATGCCCGCCTACAATGAAGAGGCATACATCGCAAAGACCATTGTCGGTGCGCAGCAGCACGCCGACGCCGTCCTCGTTGTCGACGATGGCTCAAAGGACGACACCGTCCGGATTGCCGAGGCGCTCGGGGCGATCATCGTCCGGCACGAGACCAATAAAGGCTACGGCGGTGCTCTGCAGACCATCTTTGCCACCGCCCGGGAGATGGGTGCGGAGGAGCTCGTCATCATCGACTCCGACGGCCAGCACAACCCCGGGGATATCCCCCTGCTCCTTGCCGAGCTCCGGCGCGGCAAGGATGTCGTCATCGGTTCCCGGTTTATTGACGGCTCGACCGCCGAGATCCCAGCCTACCGCAAGGTCGGGATGAAGGTCCTCGATACCGTGACCACGATAGCGGGAACCAACCTTGCGATCACCGACTCCCAGAGCGGTTTTAGAGCCTACGGGAGAAAGGCGATCGAGGCCATCTGTATCAGCGACGAGGGGATGAGTGCTGGCTCCGAGATCCTGATCCAGGCGAGCGACCTTCAGCTGAAGGTCGCCGAGGTGCCTATCCGGGTGCGCTACGACATCGAGGGAACTTCGAACGAGAACCCGGTTTCCCACGGGATCGGGGTGCTCATGAACATTGTCAGGCTCATCAGTCTCCGCCGGCCCCTCGTTTTCTTCGGCATTCCGGGTCTGTTCTGCACCCTCTTTGGCCTCGGTGCGGAGCTCCATACTTTCTCCGAATACTATCGCACCAGCGAGTTCCACTACATCCTCTTCACCGGCGGCTTCTCCATGCTCATCCTCGGGCTCCTGCTTGTCGCGGTGGGGATGATCCTGTATCCGCTCGTGCAGATCATTCTGCAGGGACAGAGGGGAGGGAGGGAGGCGGTCTCCGCTTCCGGCCCCGCAGTTACCTTCCTGCCCGCAGAGGGGGCCGGGATGGCCGAAGAGAGGACATCCTATCCTCTCGAGAGGGTCCCGGAATGA
- a CDS encoding DUF5671 domain-containing protein produces the protein MPEEGLTAWKAYLYTVSFIALIVAIAGAVNLIAVAIEVFVYPPPQPYPAPQYYPDLPGSVAQVVVGLVVWGYHWMRLQKEH, from the coding sequence GTGCCGGAGGAGGGCCTCACCGCGTGGAAAGCCTACCTCTACACCGTCTCGTTCATCGCGCTCATCGTCGCGATAGCCGGAGCGGTGAACCTCATCGCCGTCGCAATCGAGGTCTTCGTCTACCCGCCGCCCCAGCCCTACCCGGCGCCGCAGTATTACCCCGATCTCCCGGGGAGCGTGGCGCAGGTCGTGGTGGGGCTCGTCGTCTGGGGGTATCACTGGATGCGGCTGCAGAAGGAGCACTGA
- a CDS encoding PAS domain S-box protein — protein MFRILVVDDEPTLLELSRIYLEQSGDLQVETTSSPLQGLDMLSRASYDAIVADYEMPEMDGIAFLKEVRRRGMGTPVIIFSGRGREEIVIQAINSGADFYLQKGGNPSAQFAELRNTILQAARRRQAEVEGQRTGDLYRSIFEHTGSATIIIEGDMTIALANSEFEHLTGYSREEVEGKMPWTVFVAAGDVERLKDYHRQRRIDPGSAPRNYEFRLVDRHGRQKDLHMTIGTIPDTDRSVASMIDVSDRKLFEEELSAAHEQITAAFEEAKASQESLAAQCREMEDYQANLQGIIDFLPDPTFVLDRSGRVAIWNRAIEQVTGIPKDRIVGSRPGAIREVLPGLCTPLLAETVLSRGDAGNIAREVCITSPHTGEEICLWGKASPLYDAQGRLSGSIESLRDITESKRMEAQIRHRVDLEQVVSSISARFIALDPADLEEALEGTLRVLGSFLNIDRSYIYRLSADLTRVQDTHEWCAEGIEPQIDVLQALPTNVVAWGMAEIEARKTICIPDVDELPEEAAAEREFLQEYGVRSLILVPITTADEVLGALGFETARQTRTWSDEDITLLEVVGNLFADLFSRIRAHERLGESEERFRTLVEQSHDCYIRATTAPPAIKYISPSLETLTGYSREEVLSDPQIIRRSIHPEDRKTFLALMQERDACAGRLYIFRVRRKDGRYIWVEVCTIPVYGDDGRPVAIDYAVHDIDAWKQTEAALIQANKNLTLMNSIVRHDILNQVTVVLGHIALLRDRPLDPTVAAALDKQQAAVEIIQSQIEFTRDYQDLGIRAPGWFPVGPLVTGAARALRPAGIKFAADLDGLSVYADPLLSSVFYNLLENAIRHGRTVTEIRVTAVPDGGVRIVWEDNGVGVPAENKERIFERGFGSHTGLGLFLVKEILSITGIAIRETGEPGKGARFEIAVPERYARYG, from the coding sequence ATGTTCCGTATTCTCGTAGTCGACGACGAGCCGACCCTTCTCGAACTGAGCCGGATCTACCTGGAGCAATCCGGAGATCTTCAGGTCGAGACGACGTCATCGCCGTTGCAGGGGCTCGATATGCTTTCGAGAGCCTCGTACGACGCCATCGTTGCCGACTACGAGATGCCGGAGATGGATGGTATCGCGTTCTTAAAAGAGGTCCGGCGAAGGGGCATGGGGACGCCGGTCATCATCTTTTCCGGGCGCGGCCGCGAAGAGATCGTCATCCAGGCGATCAACAGCGGAGCGGACTTCTACCTCCAGAAAGGCGGCAACCCTTCCGCGCAGTTTGCCGAGCTCCGGAACACGATCCTCCAGGCGGCCAGGCGGAGGCAGGCCGAGGTGGAGGGGCAGCGGACCGGAGATCTGTACCGGAGTATCTTCGAACACACCGGCTCTGCCACCATCATCATCGAGGGCGATATGACGATTGCCCTCGCAAACAGCGAGTTCGAACACCTTACCGGCTACTCCCGGGAGGAGGTTGAGGGGAAGATGCCCTGGACGGTATTCGTCGCCGCAGGGGACGTTGAGCGTCTCAAGGACTATCACCGGCAACGGCGGATAGACCCCGGCTCGGCACCGAGGAACTACGAGTTCCGGCTGGTCGACCGGCACGGCAGGCAAAAAGACCTGCACATGACGATCGGGACCATCCCGGATACGGATCGCTCCGTTGCGTCGATGATCGATGTATCCGACCGGAAACTGTTCGAGGAGGAGCTGAGCGCGGCGCACGAGCAGATAACCGCGGCGTTCGAGGAGGCGAAGGCGAGCCAGGAGTCGCTCGCGGCGCAGTGCCGCGAGATGGAGGATTACCAGGCAAACCTCCAGGGCATCATCGATTTTCTTCCCGATCCGACGTTTGTGCTCGACCGTTCCGGAAGAGTGGCCATCTGGAACCGGGCAATCGAGCAGGTGACCGGGATCCCGAAAGACCGGATCGTCGGGTCGAGGCCGGGAGCCATCCGCGAGGTGCTACCCGGGTTATGCACCCCGCTGCTCGCGGAGACCGTCCTCTCCCGGGGGGATGCCGGGAACATCGCCCGGGAGGTCTGTATCACTTCGCCCCACACCGGAGAGGAGATCTGCCTCTGGGGGAAGGCATCGCCGCTCTACGATGCGCAGGGAAGGCTCTCCGGCTCGATCGAGTCGCTCCGGGACATCACCGAATCGAAACGGATGGAAGCGCAGATCCGGCACCGGGTCGACCTCGAGCAGGTGGTGAGTTCGATCTCCGCGCGGTTCATCGCCCTGGACCCTGCCGACCTCGAGGAAGCCCTGGAGGGGACGCTCCGGGTGCTCGGTTCGTTCCTGAATATCGACCGGAGTTACATCTACCGCCTCTCCGCCGACCTCACCCGTGTGCAGGACACCCACGAGTGGTGTGCTGAGGGGATCGAGCCACAGATTGATGTACTGCAGGCTCTGCCGACCAACGTGGTTGCCTGGGGGATGGCGGAGATCGAGGCCCGGAAGACGATCTGTATCCCCGATGTGGACGAACTCCCGGAAGAGGCAGCGGCGGAGCGCGAGTTCCTCCAGGAGTACGGGGTCCGGTCACTGATCCTGGTCCCGATCACGACCGCCGACGAGGTCCTCGGGGCTCTCGGGTTTGAGACCGCACGGCAGACGCGGACCTGGTCGGACGAGGACATCACGCTGCTCGAGGTCGTCGGCAACCTCTTCGCCGACCTCTTCTCCCGGATTCGCGCGCATGAACGGCTCGGGGAGAGCGAAGAGCGGTTCAGAACCCTCGTGGAACAGTCGCACGACTGCTACATTCGTGCGACTACGGCCCCGCCGGCGATCAAGTACATCAGCCCTTCACTGGAGACTCTGACCGGGTACTCCCGGGAAGAGGTTCTGAGCGACCCGCAGATCATCAGGCGGTCGATTCACCCTGAAGACCGGAAGACGTTCCTTGCCCTGATGCAGGAGCGGGATGCGTGTGCCGGCCGGCTATACATCTTCCGGGTGCGCCGGAAAGACGGGCGCTACATCTGGGTTGAGGTCTGCACTATCCCCGTTTACGGGGATGACGGGCGCCCGGTCGCGATCGATTACGCGGTCCACGACATCGACGCCTGGAAACAGACCGAGGCGGCACTCATCCAGGCAAACAAGAACCTCACCCTGATGAACAGCATCGTGCGGCACGACATCTTAAACCAGGTCACGGTGGTGCTCGGGCATATCGCCCTTCTCCGGGACCGGCCGCTCGACCCGACCGTCGCCGCCGCCCTCGATAAGCAGCAGGCCGCCGTCGAGATAATACAGTCGCAGATCGAGTTCACGCGGGATTACCAGGACCTCGGCATCCGGGCCCCCGGGTGGTTCCCCGTCGGGCCACTGGTCACGGGGGCGGCAAGAGCGCTCCGGCCGGCCGGGATCAAGTTTGCTGCCGATCTCGACGGACTTTCTGTCTACGCCGATCCGCTCCTCTCTTCGGTCTTCTATAACCTCCTGGAGAACGCCATACGGCACGGCAGGACCGTGACCGAGATCCGGGTCACGGCCGTTCCGGACGGCGGTGTCCGGATCGTCTGGGAGGACAACGGCGTCGGTGTCCCCGCCGAGAATAAGGAGCGGATATTCGAGCGGGGTTTCGGGAGCCACACGGGGCTCGGACTCTTCCTGGTAAAAGAGATCCTCTCGATCACCGGGATCGCCATCCGGGAGACCGGCGAGCCCGGGAAGGGGGCGCGGTTCGAGATTGCGGTGCCGGAGCGGTACGCCCGGTACGGATGA